Proteins encoded within one genomic window of Pedosphaera parvula Ellin514:
- a CDS encoding ABC transporter permease, with protein sequence MQELILEAGRTERHYWRDLWRYRELFYFLAWRDLLVRYKQTVVGVAWSLVRPLLTMVVLSVVFGKFGKMPSGGVPYPILVFCGMLPWQFFSTAFSESGNSLVTNSNLISKVYFPRLIVPASSVITSFVDFLISAAFLVVLMMWYRFVPPVTVLLLPLFVLLAFAASLGIGLWVAALMVRYRDFRFIVPFVVQFGLYISPVGFYSSVVPEKWRLLYSVNPMVGVIDGFRWCILGGEHQIYLPGFLISLLGTALLLITGIWYFRKTEKTFADVI encoded by the coding sequence ATGCAGGAACTGATCCTTGAAGCAGGCCGCACGGAGCGCCATTACTGGCGTGATCTGTGGCGTTATCGTGAGTTGTTTTATTTTCTGGCCTGGCGCGACCTGTTGGTGCGCTACAAACAAACTGTGGTGGGAGTTGCCTGGTCGCTGGTCCGCCCGCTGTTGACGATGGTGGTGCTGAGCGTAGTGTTCGGCAAATTTGGAAAAATGCCATCGGGCGGCGTGCCGTATCCGATTTTGGTTTTCTGCGGGATGCTGCCATGGCAATTTTTTTCCACGGCGTTTTCGGAGAGTGGCAACAGCTTGGTGACGAATTCAAATTTGATTTCGAAGGTGTATTTTCCGCGATTGATTGTTCCGGCGAGCAGTGTGATTACCAGTTTCGTGGACTTTTTGATTTCCGCCGCCTTCCTAGTCGTCCTCATGATGTGGTATCGTTTTGTGCCGCCAGTTACTGTTCTCCTACTACCTCTGTTTGTGTTGCTGGCTTTTGCGGCCTCGCTGGGCATCGGGCTCTGGGTGGCTGCATTGATGGTGCGGTATCGCGATTTCCGTTTCATCGTGCCATTTGTGGTTCAGTTCGGTCTTTATATTTCTCCGGTTGGTTTTTATAGCAGCGTAGTACCGGAGAAATGGCGGTTGCTTTATTCCGTGAATCCCATGGTGGGAGTGATTGATGGATTCCGCTGGTGCATTCTGGGCGGTGAGCATCAAATCTATCTGCCGGGGTTTTTAATTTCCCTATTGGGTACTGCGCTGCTTTTGATTACGGGCATCTGGTACTTCCGCAAGACGGAGAAGACTTTTGCGGAT
- a CDS encoding glycosyltransferase family 2 protein, with product MLVSAIIPTYNRARTIGSTLESVLSQTWKELEVIVVDDGSTDDTAAVVAGYGDRVRLIRQRNQGPSVARNTGIKASKGEIVSFLDSDDSWLPEKTARQVNLMQRTAGFGVECCVCNARMVYATQTINSFDVADLRPESPEGVWTNPAQVLMDRFLFFNQVVAVRRELLERTGYFREDLRIMEDYDMAMRLSLSGPWGYIAEPLVIWQGGAENSLSQGVSQVDACLQTFQILNDLKSSSQWGPLLPKHLLHRRMRVLKHRGVAFQLSGQSRPLNRWLGKLLMIYLQMYEKIYWRLPTTPRMSVRPA from the coding sequence ATGCTGGTTAGCGCGATTATCCCCACTTACAACCGTGCCCGAACGATCGGTAGCACGCTGGAGAGTGTATTAAGCCAGACCTGGAAGGAGTTGGAGGTCATCGTCGTTGATGATGGATCCACGGACGATACCGCAGCGGTCGTGGCCGGCTACGGAGATAGAGTGCGCCTGATACGGCAGAGAAACCAGGGGCCAAGTGTGGCCCGAAACACAGGCATCAAGGCCTCCAAAGGTGAAATTGTTTCATTCCTGGATTCAGATGATTCCTGGCTGCCGGAAAAAACAGCCCGGCAGGTGAACCTCATGCAACGGACCGCAGGTTTCGGAGTGGAGTGTTGCGTCTGTAATGCAAGGATGGTTTACGCGACACAAACCATCAACTCATTCGATGTGGCAGACCTGCGACCGGAATCCCCTGAGGGAGTCTGGACCAATCCTGCGCAGGTTTTAATGGATCGCTTCTTGTTCTTCAACCAGGTGGTGGCAGTCCGGCGCGAACTGCTGGAACGGACTGGTTATTTTCGGGAAGATTTGCGCATCATGGAGGATTATGACATGGCGATGAGGCTTTCGCTCAGCGGGCCTTGGGGTTATATCGCTGAGCCCCTGGTGATATGGCAGGGAGGCGCGGAGAACAGCCTTTCACAGGGGGTTAGCCAGGTAGATGCCTGTCTGCAGACATTCCAGATCCTTAATGATTTAAAAAGTTCCTCCCAATGGGGGCCACTCCTGCCGAAACATCTTTTGCACAGGCGTATGCGGGTGCTGAAGCACCGAGGAGTGGCATTCCAATTATCAGGTCAGTCCAGGCCGCTCAACCGCTGGCTGGGGAAACTGCTGATGATTTATCTCCAGATGTATGAGAAAATCTACTGGAGGTTGCCTACGACGCCGCGTATGTCAGTGCGCCCGGCTTAA
- a CDS encoding acyltransferase: MNIESDCWIHVVDGDGDESSAKLVIGSHCGIGMGATISAARQVVLGEHVLLARNVYISDHAHAFEDITIPIMHQGINNIKPVSIGKHTWLGQNVVVLPGVTIGEHCVIGANSVVNSSIPDYSVAVGSPARVVKQYNVATKRWESTGAIQQLS, from the coding sequence GTGAACATAGAAAGTGATTGTTGGATTCACGTGGTTGACGGAGACGGGGATGAAAGCAGTGCCAAACTTGTGATTGGATCTCATTGTGGCATTGGGATGGGGGCGACGATTTCGGCGGCGCGGCAGGTGGTGCTGGGGGAACATGTGCTCCTGGCGCGGAATGTTTATATCTCCGACCATGCGCATGCTTTTGAGGATATCACGATTCCCATCATGCATCAGGGGATTAATAATATTAAACCGGTGTCCATCGGGAAACATACCTGGCTGGGCCAAAATGTGGTGGTGCTGCCGGGAGTTACGATTGGCGAGCATTGCGTGATTGGCGCCAACTCGGTTGTAAATTCCTCAATTCCTGATTATTCGGTAGCAGTTGGTTCGCCCGCCCGGGTGGTTAAACAGTATAATGTTGCGACAAAACGTTGGGAAAGCACCGGAGCCATTCAGCAACTGAGCTGA